One stretch of Phocoena phocoena chromosome 10, mPhoPho1.1, whole genome shotgun sequence DNA includes these proteins:
- the IER3 gene encoding radiation-inducible immediate-early gene IEX-1, whose protein sequence is MCHSRSSLPTMTVLRAPTPVPSTSPGPQRGSGPEIFTFDPLPETAVAPAARPSASRGHRKRSRRVLYPRVVRRQLPVEDPSPAKRLLFFLLTIIFCQILMAEEGVSTPLVPEDTPSAQSLAPTVVPPVLEPLNLTSEPSDYALDLSTFLQQHPAAF, encoded by the exons ATGTGTCATTCTCGAAGCTCCCTCCCCACCATGACCGTCCTGCGGGCTCCGACCCCGGTCCCCTCCACCAGCCCGGGACCCCAACGGGGCTCCGGCCCCGAGATCTTCACCTTCGATCCTCTCCCGGAGACCGCGGTGGCCCCCGCTGCGCGCCCCAGCGCCTCCCGCGGGCACCGAAAGCGCAGCCGTAGGGTCCTCTACCCACGAGTG GTCCGGCGTCAGCTGCCAGTCGAGGATCCGAGCCCTGCCAAAAGGCTGCTCTTTTTCCTGCTCACCATCATCTTCTGCCAGATCCTGATGGCTGAGGAGGGTGTGTCGACACCCCTGGTCCCGGAGGACACCCCCAGCGCGCAGTCCCTCGCGCCCACCGTTGTGCCCCCGGTCCTCGAGCCCCTTAATCTGACCTCGGAGCCCTCGGACTACGCTTTGGACCTCAGCACTTTTCTCCAGCAACACCCTGCCGCCTTCTAA